From Paenibacillus polymyxa, the proteins below share one genomic window:
- a CDS encoding beta-mannosidase encodes MINVIGLDGWRFREAQTDEWLSAKVPGCVHTDLLQHGKIPDPFIGMNEIEVQWVDKQDWIYEAYFEIDANQLQCQCVELVLEGLDTYADVRVNGQAVLSANNMFRVWRQDVKAFVQQGKNRLEIHFRSPITEDVPKLERLGYGLPAPNDQSEIGGLSDKKVSVFARKAPYHYGWDWGPRLVTSGIWREVRLEAWSGLTMRDLFIRQDEVSTERAELAAVVEIENADEIRDVELCISVDGGVWSKPVRLRKGKQTVELGLVIKEPKLWWCRGLGEPHQYTFVAELKEQAQEAVIAEKSVKTGLRSIRLVRERDTAGESFYFELNGIPVFTKGANHIPNDSFAAEVTLERYRHEIASAAASNMNMLRVWGGGIYEQDVFYDLCDEHGLLVWQDFMFACSMYPGDQAFLDNVTQEAEDNIKRLRHHPCIALWCGNNEIDSAWAHYEENAGWGWKKAYTPEQRERLWDDYETLFHRILPEAVNTWAPQTAYWPSSPLIDLTGDRNQHAHPSSTAGDIHYWGVWHASEPFENYHIHVGRFMSEYGFQSFPEYKSVRTYAEEKDLELESAVMLAHQKNGSGNRLIQEYMGRYMRQPKDFTCFLLMSQVLQAEAMKMAIEAHRRHKPYCMGTLYWQMNDCWPVASWSSMDYFGRWKALQYTAKRSFADVLLSAVDTEQGSKELHLVNDTLEPIAGTLRLTLLHIRGSQAIRDENVKVEQPAGGAGIVHILPTDQWLNGLDRTEHMLVARLIQNGEQVASSEIYFAGTKEMDLPLAKIEVTEIQGSGGSRFMLCSNTLARHVWLTAEQEGIFSDNHLDLAPGIPKTVEFLTLRSGASAFEAAAPGALTVQSLVNWIQG; translated from the coding sequence ATGATTAATGTAATAGGATTGGATGGCTGGAGGTTTAGGGAAGCACAAACTGATGAGTGGCTCAGTGCGAAAGTGCCGGGTTGTGTGCATACCGATCTTTTGCAACATGGTAAAATTCCTGACCCTTTTATCGGTATGAACGAGATAGAGGTACAGTGGGTTGATAAGCAGGATTGGATATACGAAGCCTATTTTGAGATAGATGCAAATCAGCTTCAATGTCAATGTGTAGAGCTGGTGTTGGAAGGCCTGGACACATACGCAGATGTAAGAGTAAATGGTCAAGCTGTCTTATCGGCCAATAATATGTTTCGGGTATGGAGACAGGATGTGAAGGCATTTGTTCAGCAAGGGAAAAATCGGCTTGAAATCCATTTTCGCTCTCCGATTACGGAAGATGTGCCTAAGCTGGAAAGGTTGGGCTATGGACTTCCCGCACCGAATGATCAGTCCGAGATAGGTGGCTTGTCCGATAAAAAAGTAAGCGTTTTCGCTCGTAAGGCTCCCTATCACTATGGCTGGGATTGGGGACCAAGGCTGGTGACGAGCGGGATCTGGAGAGAGGTTCGGCTTGAAGCTTGGTCTGGTCTGACTATGAGAGACCTGTTTATTCGACAGGACGAAGTGAGTACGGAGAGGGCTGAACTCGCGGCAGTAGTAGAGATTGAAAATGCAGATGAGATTAGAGATGTCGAGTTGTGTATTTCTGTTGACGGCGGGGTATGGTCCAAACCGGTTCGCCTGCGGAAGGGAAAGCAAACAGTGGAGCTGGGGCTGGTGATAAAGGAGCCGAAGCTGTGGTGGTGTCGTGGACTGGGAGAGCCGCATCAGTATACGTTTGTAGCCGAATTGAAGGAGCAGGCACAGGAAGCGGTGATTGCGGAAAAATCAGTGAAAACGGGACTGCGATCGATTCGTCTTGTACGTGAGCGGGATACGGCAGGCGAAAGCTTCTATTTTGAACTGAATGGAATCCCCGTGTTTACTAAAGGAGCCAACCATATTCCGAATGACAGCTTTGCTGCCGAAGTTACGTTGGAACGATATCGGCATGAAATTGCCAGTGCAGCCGCCTCCAATATGAATATGTTGCGGGTGTGGGGTGGCGGTATTTATGAACAAGACGTATTTTATGACTTGTGTGATGAACACGGCTTGCTCGTGTGGCAAGATTTTATGTTCGCATGCAGCATGTATCCGGGGGATCAGGCTTTTTTGGACAATGTGACGCAGGAAGCCGAAGATAACATCAAGCGATTGCGCCATCATCCTTGCATTGCGTTATGGTGCGGCAATAATGAGATTGATTCTGCGTGGGCCCATTATGAAGAAAATGCGGGCTGGGGCTGGAAAAAGGCCTACACGCCTGAGCAACGGGAACGCCTATGGGATGATTATGAGACGCTCTTTCACCGGATTTTACCGGAGGCGGTAAATACCTGGGCTCCGCAGACGGCATATTGGCCCTCCTCACCGCTAATTGACCTGACCGGAGATCGAAACCAGCATGCTCATCCGTCCTCAACAGCAGGAGACATTCATTATTGGGGAGTATGGCATGCGTCTGAGCCGTTTGAGAATTATCACATACATGTGGGCCGTTTTATGAGTGAGTATGGTTTTCAGTCCTTTCCTGAATACAAGTCTGTTCGCACGTATGCGGAAGAGAAGGATTTGGAACTGGAATCTGCGGTGATGCTGGCACATCAAAAAAACGGTTCAGGCAATCGGTTGATTCAAGAATACATGGGACGGTACATGCGGCAGCCCAAGGATTTTACATGTTTTCTTCTCATGAGCCAAGTTTTACAGGCAGAGGCGATGAAAATGGCTATAGAGGCCCATCGTCGTCACAAGCCCTATTGCATGGGGACATTATACTGGCAGATGAATGACTGCTGGCCCGTTGCCTCTTGGTCGAGTATGGACTATTTTGGTCGTTGGAAGGCGCTTCAATATACAGCTAAACGCAGCTTTGCCGATGTGCTCTTGAGTGCAGTAGATACGGAACAGGGGAGTAAAGAACTGCATCTGGTTAACGATACGCTAGAGCCGATAGCAGGTACGCTGCGGCTGACGCTTTTGCATATCCGTGGCAGTCAGGCTATTCGTGATGAGAACGTTAAGGTAGAACAGCCGGCGGGCGGCGCAGGGATCGTACATATACTGCCTACCGACCAATGGCTGAATGGCCTGGATCGTACGGAGCATATGCTGGTCGCACGTCTGATACAAAACGGTGAACAGGTGGCCTCCAGCGAAATTTATTTTGCAGGCACGAAAGAGATGGATTTACCTCTGGCGAAAATTGAAGTGACAGAGATACAGGGAAGTGGGGGCAGTAGGTTCATGCTCTGTTCGAATACACTTGCTAGACATGTGTGGTTGACCGCAGAACAGGAGGGGATTTTCAGTGACAACCACCTGGATCTGGCGCCTGGTATTCCCAAAACGGTGGAATTTCTGACCTTACGTAGCGGTGCCTCCGCATTTGAGGCAGCTGCGCCAGGTGCATTGACGGTACAATCATTGGTCAATTGGATACAAGGGTAG
- a CDS encoding LacI family DNA-binding transcriptional regulator, with protein sequence MRGKVTLQEIADAAGVSKFAVSRALSGKPGVSEETRALLVKLAAQMGYFRSHPKMTGVEPRDTDAREWSGTVLVLFPNIRHQNRESRYWGPVFEGISERLNRKGLDMITLTEPSTDDMFSLLNPEAIKGIITVGTISTTLLLNIYRMGIPVVMVDHWDSAFLSDAVFTDNRTCMNELMKDLLCRGYAHFQFVGHIDDAHSFYERWEAFRSALEMSGVELRQNKALIYGGAQALAEEMDKLPEDELPEVFVCANDVTASQVVEVLKGKGIDVPRRCGVTGFDDTNDQMPIYATVRVDKELLGMRAVDQLLWRIMNPSSPVEKKLLHADLLIREVHAPRISRENDDRDRSFSTIKYS encoded by the coding sequence ATGCGTGGAAAAGTAACATTGCAGGAAATTGCGGATGCGGCGGGTGTTTCAAAGTTCGCTGTTTCACGTGCACTGTCAGGCAAACCCGGTGTAAGTGAAGAGACGAGGGCGCTGCTGGTTAAGCTTGCTGCCCAGATGGGTTATTTTCGCAGTCATCCCAAAATGACCGGGGTAGAGCCTCGGGACACAGATGCCAGAGAATGGTCGGGTACCGTGCTGGTGTTATTTCCGAATATTCGACACCAGAATCGGGAGTCCAGGTACTGGGGACCTGTATTTGAAGGGATTTCCGAGCGTCTGAACCGCAAGGGATTGGATATGATCACGTTAACGGAGCCTTCAACTGATGATATGTTTTCTTTGCTGAACCCGGAGGCCATTAAAGGGATTATCACAGTAGGAACAATTTCAACTACGTTGTTGCTGAACATTTATCGAATGGGTATTCCAGTCGTCATGGTGGATCATTGGGACTCTGCATTTTTAAGTGATGCGGTGTTTACGGATAATCGCACATGCATGAATGAATTAATGAAGGATTTGCTGTGTAGGGGTTATGCCCACTTTCAGTTTGTGGGTCATATTGACGACGCTCACAGTTTCTATGAACGTTGGGAAGCTTTTCGGTCCGCACTGGAAATGAGCGGAGTAGAATTACGGCAGAACAAAGCCCTTATTTATGGGGGAGCGCAGGCACTTGCCGAGGAAATGGACAAGTTGCCCGAGGATGAGCTGCCAGAGGTTTTTGTTTGCGCTAATGACGTGACTGCTTCGCAAGTCGTGGAAGTGCTGAAAGGAAAGGGGATTGACGTTCCGAGGCGGTGCGGGGTGACTGGGTTTGACGATACGAATGATCAAATGCCGATCTATGCCACGGTGAGAGTGGATAAGGAACTGTTGGGGATGCGAGCGGTGGACCAGTTATTATGGCGCATCATGAATCCAAGCTCGCCTGTGGAAAAAAAGCTGCTGCACGCTGATCTACTCATACGGGAAGTTCACGCGCCACGGATCAGCCGGGAAAATGATGATCGTGATCGTTCCTTTAGCACAATTAAATATAGTTGA
- a CDS encoding ABC transporter substrate-binding protein: MLTNRSVQQCSILLLALLLLVTTGCANSKGSTAEKEDPDDTSPITLTFFGGDSSSNWNNMKDAVGQEIIKKTGVTLNAEHAVNGRGEEKFALMAASGEYPDLVYPKGDIGKLVDAGALIDLTDLIDKYGPNIKKVYGDYFNRIKYSSEDPAIYTIPTNLGVDHIAFDAQAGFEIQHQALKKLGYPKIRTVQDFEKALKDYVAKYPTTNGQPTIPLSLDAEDWKMQITVTNPAVTATGGPDDGEYYIDPKTHKAILHYKRPEEREYFRWLNHMYNEGLLDRDTFVQKSDQYKSKIAAGRVIGLIDQEWNYQDAENALKAAGKDEYTYSHFPVTLNEQYEDHSLQPIGFDTASGIGITTSCKNPVRAIKFLDFLASDEGQILRNWGIEGQHYNVENGKRVIPAAVQERKNKDNASFSRESGIGLYWIWGPHYGDSVKDPTGNYYTTNYPEMITENYSQAEKESLQAYKARTWKDLFPNEKDFPVKEWGAAYNMPVPTNTNYNVIYQKSQDIVRKRIPEAVLAKPDQFDAVYDRMLQELDQAGVPKAEEIFTGLIQNRLKLWYGKK, from the coding sequence ATGCTCACGAACAGGTCGGTACAACAATGCTCCATCCTGCTTCTGGCTTTGCTGCTGCTCGTTACAACGGGCTGCGCGAATAGCAAAGGCAGTACGGCAGAAAAGGAAGACCCCGATGACACCAGTCCCATTACATTAACGTTCTTTGGCGGTGACTCAAGCTCCAACTGGAATAACATGAAGGACGCTGTCGGGCAGGAAATTATCAAGAAAACGGGTGTTACACTAAATGCCGAACATGCTGTTAACGGTCGAGGTGAGGAAAAGTTTGCCTTAATGGCTGCTAGCGGAGAGTACCCTGATCTCGTGTACCCCAAAGGAGACATTGGAAAGCTGGTCGATGCCGGAGCACTCATTGACTTAACCGACCTGATTGATAAATACGGTCCTAACATTAAGAAAGTGTATGGAGATTATTTTAATCGTATTAAATACAGTAGTGAAGATCCCGCCATTTACACCATCCCAACCAATTTGGGCGTAGATCACATCGCGTTTGATGCACAAGCAGGCTTCGAAATCCAGCATCAAGCCCTTAAGAAACTCGGATACCCCAAAATTCGCACCGTTCAAGATTTTGAAAAAGCACTTAAAGACTATGTCGCCAAATACCCTACTACCAATGGCCAGCCTACCATCCCCTTATCACTCGATGCCGAGGACTGGAAAATGCAGATTACTGTGACAAACCCGGCAGTTACAGCTACAGGTGGACCAGACGATGGAGAATATTATATTGATCCTAAAACACACAAAGCCATTCTTCACTACAAACGCCCGGAGGAGCGAGAGTATTTTCGTTGGTTAAACCATATGTACAATGAAGGTCTGTTGGATAGGGATACTTTTGTACAAAAAAGTGATCAATACAAATCCAAAATCGCCGCAGGTCGTGTCATCGGACTGATTGATCAGGAATGGAACTACCAGGATGCCGAAAATGCGCTCAAGGCAGCAGGTAAGGATGAATACACCTATTCCCACTTTCCGGTTACTTTAAATGAGCAATACGAGGATCATTCCCTCCAGCCCATTGGTTTCGATACTGCGTCTGGGATTGGCATTACAACTTCATGCAAAAATCCGGTGCGAGCGATCAAGTTTCTGGACTTCCTGGCCTCCGATGAAGGGCAAATTTTACGTAATTGGGGAATCGAAGGCCAGCATTACAATGTAGAGAACGGCAAACGAGTCATTCCTGCAGCTGTGCAAGAACGCAAAAACAAAGATAACGCTTCTTTTAGCAGAGAATCAGGTATCGGTTTGTATTGGATATGGGGACCACATTACGGCGATAGCGTGAAGGACCCTACTGGCAACTATTACACAACCAATTATCCGGAGATGATTACCGAAAATTATAGCCAAGCGGAAAAAGAATCCCTTCAGGCATATAAAGCTCGGACATGGAAAGACCTGTTCCCGAACGAAAAGGATTTTCCGGTAAAAGAGTGGGGTGCTGCCTACAACATGCCTGTTCCGACCAATACAAATTACAATGTTATTTATCAGAAGTCGCAGGACATTGTACGCAAACGGATTCCTGAGGCCGTACTCGCCAAGCCAGATCAATTCGATGCCGTCTATGACCGCATGCTCCAAGAGCTGGATCAGGCGGGTGTACCAAAGGCTGAAGAAATCTTCACTGGCCTGATTCAAAATCGTCTGAAGCTATGGTATGGGAAGAAGTAG
- a CDS encoding MFS transporter, giving the protein MSEITGTTLILFLLAKGLSLQSANFLLVVFFVSIFLFEIPTGAIADKYGRKISVVLGLCCFLVYSVVFVWTDHIGLLVFAQVFGGLAVCLQSGSLESWVVENSDKPMEVLFTTSNSIQYISGFICGLLGAFLATFNYSLPWAASIVSIILCIILCCFYMKEKNITHRETSATRITTIIGESVRIGFENKSIWIVFVIGLFISFSNSAGNTFQQPRLVGLSEQGIWIMGLIKAGYSLCMTLGSYLVRKLGARYSDVHILMYACGMSGIWLILAGAFNTFYPVLLTFLIYEIGRGMYPVAKQIFLNKRISNEYRSTLLSLDSAISQLGMCIGLIVTGVVSRNFTNLASDQTPIQISWVLCGGIALIPIFLLLYVHWVSRKNNSWKEKVTKQNV; this is encoded by the coding sequence ATGAGTGAAATCACGGGAACTACGCTCATCTTATTTCTGTTAGCTAAAGGACTTTCTCTGCAAAGTGCAAACTTCTTGCTGGTTGTATTCTTTGTAAGTATTTTTCTGTTTGAAATACCAACAGGAGCTATTGCGGACAAGTATGGAAGAAAAATTTCTGTTGTCTTGGGGCTTTGTTGTTTTCTAGTTTACAGTGTGGTGTTCGTTTGGACAGATCATATCGGGCTGCTTGTGTTTGCACAAGTCTTTGGGGGTCTGGCAGTATGCTTGCAATCAGGCTCGTTGGAATCCTGGGTTGTGGAAAACAGTGATAAGCCCATGGAAGTTCTTTTTACAACCTCAAACAGTATACAGTACATTTCGGGATTTATTTGTGGTCTGTTGGGGGCCTTCCTCGCAACATTTAACTATTCACTTCCCTGGGCAGCCAGCATTGTCTCTATTATCTTATGTATTATTCTATGCTGCTTTTATATGAAAGAGAAGAATATTACCCATCGAGAAACATCTGCTACTCGCATTACAACGATTATCGGGGAAAGTGTCCGTATCGGTTTTGAAAATAAGTCGATCTGGATTGTGTTTGTTATTGGTTTATTTATTAGCTTTTCGAATTCGGCGGGGAATACATTTCAACAGCCACGTCTGGTCGGTCTTTCTGAACAAGGAATTTGGATTATGGGATTGATCAAGGCGGGTTATTCACTATGTATGACTTTGGGAAGCTATTTGGTTCGAAAGCTAGGCGCACGTTATAGTGATGTACATATACTCATGTATGCTTGCGGGATGAGTGGGATATGGCTCATTTTAGCCGGTGCTTTCAACACGTTTTATCCTGTACTGCTTACCTTTTTAATCTATGAAATTGGGCGAGGGATGTACCCGGTTGCCAAACAAATTTTTCTGAACAAAAGAATCTCTAATGAGTATCGTTCAACATTGCTATCTCTGGATTCTGCCATTTCCCAACTAGGTATGTGTATAGGTTTAATCGTGACAGGAGTCGTAAGCCGTAATTTTACCAATCTTGCTTCAGATCAAACACCTATTCAGATATCTTGGGTGCTGTGTGGCGGGATTGCATTGATTCCAATCTTTTTGTTGCTTTATGTCCACTGGGTGTCCAGGAAAAATAATAGCTGGAAAGAAAAAGTAACAAAACAGAATGTTTAG
- a CDS encoding GNAT family N-acetyltransferase → MPHIIGARIVLREYRQEDIPDIRQWVNDPAITHGLSDVFIYPHSQANSESFVQMMIDGNSEIKGFVIAHKDTLDYIGQLDLFKINWVNRHATLGIVIGRDGDLGKGYGREAIRLIQKFAFHSLNLHRLELEVYAFNERAYRCYLACGFKEEGRLREKLFREGQYYDIIQMGMLRSEYEAVEQAKEP, encoded by the coding sequence ATGCCACATATCATTGGAGCACGAATTGTATTAAGAGAGTACCGTCAGGAGGATATACCTGATATCCGACAATGGGTTAATGACCCGGCAATCACACATGGATTAAGCGACGTATTTATCTATCCGCATTCACAGGCTAATAGTGAATCTTTTGTACAGATGATGATTGACGGCAACTCTGAGATCAAGGGCTTTGTCATTGCTCATAAAGATACACTGGACTATATTGGACAACTCGATTTATTCAAAATCAACTGGGTAAATCGGCACGCCACCCTTGGTATTGTAATCGGGCGCGACGGTGATCTGGGCAAAGGATATGGGCGGGAAGCGATACGATTGATACAAAAATTTGCATTTCATTCACTGAATCTGCATCGGCTGGAGCTGGAGGTCTATGCGTTCAATGAACGTGCATATCGTTGCTATCTGGCATGTGGCTTTAAGGAGGAAGGCCGACTACGAGAAAAGCTATTCAGGGAAGGACAGTACTATGACATCATTCAGATGGGGATGTTGCGAAGTGAATATGAGGCTGTAGAGCAAGCGAAGGAGCCCTGA
- a CDS encoding DUF2500 domain-containing protein encodes MGSGFMAFQPFSIIFFVVFGLIAFVIIMGIVKSISAGLSNQVAEQVQRSCKVVDKRTRVRGGSGNFSASTDYYITFEFDRGERKELEVKDTDFGMIVIGDRGEVHYKGTRFLEFVRLMGA; translated from the coding sequence ATGGGAAGTGGTTTTATGGCATTTCAACCGTTTAGTATTATCTTTTTTGTCGTGTTTGGACTCATTGCTTTTGTAATTATTATGGGAATTGTCAAATCGATAAGTGCAGGTCTTTCCAATCAAGTAGCCGAACAGGTCCAACGTTCTTGCAAGGTTGTGGATAAGCGAACGAGAGTGCGTGGGGGATCAGGCAATTTTTCAGCTTCGACCGATTACTATATCACCTTTGAATTTGACAGGGGGGAGCGTAAGGAGCTGGAGGTGAAGGATACGGACTTCGGAATGATTGTAATCGGGGATCGCGGGGAGGTTCATTATAAAGGTACACGTTTCCTGGAGTTTGTGAGATTAATGGGAGCGTAA
- the nrdI gene encoding class Ib ribonucleoside-diphosphate reductase assembly flavoprotein NrdI, whose amino-acid sequence MLIAYDSKTGNVKRFINKLKLPAVQIEEQMTIEEPYVLITYTTGFGQIPERVSSFLKKNAQNLVGVAASGNRNWGEKFAKSADLIADHYNVPVISKFELSGTFGDVERFKQEVSRVAAY is encoded by the coding sequence ATGCTGATTGCTTATGATTCCAAGACCGGCAATGTAAAAAGATTTATAAACAAGCTCAAGCTTCCGGCGGTTCAGATTGAGGAGCAAATGACTATAGAAGAACCTTACGTACTCATTACATATACAACCGGGTTTGGGCAGATACCTGAGAGGGTATCTTCATTTTTGAAAAAAAATGCACAAAACCTTGTTGGTGTAGCTGCAAGCGGCAACCGTAACTGGGGTGAGAAATTTGCCAAAAGTGCGGATTTGATTGCCGACCATTATAATGTCCCCGTGATTAGCAAATTTGAATTATCTGGAACGTTCGGAGATGTGGAGCGTTTTAAACAGGAGGTGAGCCGAGTTGCGGCATATTGA
- the nrdE gene encoding class 1b ribonucleoside-diphosphate reductase subunit alpha has translation MRHIELNNMLMKRDTDGFFQLEKDQEAVAEFMKEVQERSLKFADTAAQVLYMIENDYYENFYNSYTADEINDIFHITHSYNFKFPSYMAASKFYTDYAMKSNDRKVYLEHYPDRVAAVALHLGRGNADTARLLSRSMMEQRLQPATPTFLNAGKSRRGELVSCFLLEMDDSLNSINYVLNTCMQLSKIGGGVAVNLSKLRSRGEAIKGVEGAAKGIMPVLKLMEDGFSYADQMGQRKGSGAAYYNIFGWDVLEFLDSKKINADERVRLKTLSIGLLVPNRFYKLAQDNEPLHVFAPYSVFKAYGTHLDDMDLDEMYDTLLADDRVKKKIAMSARDMLTKIAMIQLESGYPYIMNKSNANQAHALKNVGQVKMSNLCTEIFQLQETSEITDYGQQDIIRRDVSCNLASLNIVNVMEHGKIRESVHEGMIALTSVSDMTQVANAPGVAKANREMHSVGLGVMNLHGYLAKNKIAYESNEAKDFVRTFFMTMNYHSIEKSMEIAKAAGQSFYGFEESDYATGLYFDRYLNTDYRPTTARVQELFKDIYIPTQADWDKLKADVKKNGLYHAYRMAIAPTASISYIQNATSSVMPIVEQIETRTYANSTTYYPMPYLQKDNVFFYKSAYQMDQFKVLDLIAEIQPHVDQGISTVLHVNSDVTTRQLARCYLYAAHKGLKSLYYTRTKKLSVEECLTCSI, from the coding sequence TTGCGGCATATTGAATTGAACAACATGTTGATGAAACGCGATACAGACGGCTTTTTCCAATTGGAAAAGGACCAAGAGGCTGTAGCAGAATTTATGAAGGAAGTTCAAGAACGGAGTTTGAAGTTTGCTGACACAGCTGCTCAAGTGCTGTATATGATTGAGAATGATTATTACGAAAATTTCTATAACAGCTATACAGCTGATGAAATTAATGATATTTTCCATATCACTCATAGCTATAATTTTAAATTCCCTTCCTATATGGCAGCATCCAAGTTTTATACTGATTATGCAATGAAGAGTAACGACCGTAAAGTCTATCTGGAACACTACCCTGACCGGGTGGCTGCTGTCGCCCTGCATTTGGGACGCGGTAACGCCGATACGGCGCGCCTGTTGTCCCGCTCGATGATGGAGCAACGTCTTCAGCCAGCTACACCAACCTTCCTGAACGCTGGCAAAAGCCGCCGTGGGGAATTGGTGTCCTGCTTCTTGCTCGAAATGGATGACTCTCTGAACTCAATCAACTATGTATTGAACACTTGCATGCAATTGTCCAAAATTGGCGGCGGTGTTGCAGTTAACCTGTCGAAACTGCGGTCACGCGGCGAGGCGATTAAAGGTGTTGAAGGCGCAGCAAAAGGCATTATGCCTGTGCTGAAGCTGATGGAAGATGGTTTCTCCTACGCAGATCAAATGGGTCAACGTAAAGGCTCTGGCGCTGCCTATTACAACATTTTCGGATGGGACGTACTGGAGTTCCTGGATAGTAAAAAAATCAATGCTGATGAAAGAGTACGTCTCAAGACACTTTCGATCGGATTGCTGGTGCCAAACCGCTTTTACAAGCTGGCACAGGATAATGAACCGCTGCATGTATTTGCACCTTATAGTGTGTTCAAGGCTTATGGAACACATTTGGACGACATGGATCTTGATGAAATGTACGATACGCTGCTCGCTGACGATCGAGTGAAGAAAAAAATAGCGATGAGCGCACGTGATATGCTGACGAAAATTGCCATGATTCAGTTGGAGTCTGGCTATCCATATATTATGAACAAAAGTAACGCAAATCAGGCGCATGCTCTTAAAAACGTGGGCCAAGTCAAGATGTCGAACCTATGTACGGAAATCTTCCAGTTGCAGGAGACTTCCGAGATTACAGATTATGGACAACAGGATATCATTCGCCGGGATGTAAGCTGTAACCTGGCTTCCCTGAACATTGTAAATGTGATGGAACACGGCAAAATCCGTGAGTCCGTTCATGAGGGTATGATTGCTCTTACCTCGGTCAGCGATATGACCCAAGTAGCTAATGCCCCAGGTGTTGCAAAAGCGAACCGTGAAATGCATTCCGTTGGTCTGGGTGTAATGAATCTGCACGGCTACCTTGCCAAGAATAAAATTGCATATGAAAGCAATGAAGCGAAGGATTTTGTCCGTACCTTCTTCATGACGATGAACTATCATTCTATTGAAAAGAGTATGGAAATCGCAAAAGCAGCCGGACAAAGCTTCTATGGATTTGAGGAGTCCGATTATGCGACAGGTCTATATTTTGACCGATATCTGAACACGGATTATCGTCCAACAACGGCACGTGTGCAAGAATTGTTCAAGGACATTTATATTCCAACTCAAGCGGATTGGGACAAACTAAAAGCAGACGTCAAGAAGAACGGTCTGTATCACGCTTATCGTATGGCGATTGCTCCTACTGCCAGCATTTCGTACATTCAAAATGCAACGTCCAGCGTTATGCCAATTGTTGAGCAAATCGAGACTCGTACCTATGCGAATTCGACGACTTACTATCCGATGCCGTATTTGCAAAAGGATAATGTATTCTTTTACAAATCCGCTTATCAAATGGACCAATTCAAAGTGCTTGATCTGATTGCCGAAATCCAGCCTCACGTGGACCAAGGAATTTCGACTGTACTTCACGTGAACAGTGACGTGACTACGCGTCAGTTAGCACGTTGCTATCTGTATGCCGCACATAAAGGACTTAAATCGTTATACTACACACGTACCAAAAAACTGTCTGTGGAAGAGTGCCTCACTTGCTCCATCTAA